One Oryza sativa Japonica Group chromosome 8, ASM3414082v1 DNA window includes the following coding sequences:
- the LOC112939908 gene encoding disease resistance protein RPM1, producing the protein MAAPAVPSPQKKLIEVLQREQDILWRILWENIDKVKELTDSTSATLRGPEIESMPKTAKIWLHQVREINRDIEDILEKSPSKTCSSKGSNILSCITQPINFVARQRIYKQVQSLSARIDTIKLRLSLLTNFDDKEAPANPTRYQLDDRQLDMLSLDEAKVIGIGYPKAKVTQLLLDEEKQLRVISIIGSAGVGKTTLARSVYNDKKVQGRFRCHAWITIGAPIPMVDRLKSIMVQIFVEKLEEIPARLDFMDEIQIAEVIGRYLADKSFLVVLDDIWNSDTWDYLKLALPNNGQGSRIIVSTRAQEIGRDCRLASDIQIFEKRPLNEDDAWLLFCNKAFPAIQARCPAELEETGRKIVRECHGVPLLVVTIGGLMSMKEQTVQVWKNVLDNLHKKYLPEFTLPSILWFAYSDLPHHLKCCLLYFIMFPRKYSIKRMTLIRLWMAEGFIKNDQESTLEDTAGRYLTELIDRGMVQVADFYDYGRVKSCSVHDMLREIIILKSTEDNFGIPVTRGVNKVRGNVRRLSIINTNDDFLEDNSCTNLRTLFVFGASSISTTSLHAFLVGFRLLRILDLEGAPVESLPDELPDLFYLRYLSLRNTRIDKLPKSLKKMMNLQTLDLKGTYVSQLPSGITKLESLRHLLAYRYYSGRHPPYYYTLGVTLPRGIGNLKELQKLTYVEANQGNGTIEELGSLTQLRRLGIVKLRERDCMHLCSSVAKMTELLSLSASSLDDEILDLGSLNPAPQCLRRLYLRGPLPGIPSWLHSLKNLVRIRLRWSRLNEDSLKELQSLPLVELALIQAYDGTKLEFTQGFARLEILELDHLTNLEHINLEKSMPGLQKISIRSCDKLLTIPHGIEGLENLKELYLFAMPKNFVESLMTGGVKHRRVEHIPVIRHFNEHRDISLTNL; encoded by the coding sequence ATGGCTGCCCCTGCTGTTCCCTCACCTCAGAAGAAGCTCATAGAAGTGCTCCAGAGGGAGCAGGACATCCTCTGGAGAATCCTGTGGGAAAACATTGACAAGGTGAAAGAGCTTACTGATTCCACCAGCGCCACCCTGCGAGGCCCTGAGATCGAGAGCATGCCAAAGACAGCCAAGATTTGGTTGCATCAGGTACGAGAGATCAACCGCGACATCGAAGACATCCTCGAGAAGTCCCCCTCGAAGACCTGCAGCTCAAAAGGATCCAACATCCTGTCATGCATCACTCAGCCGATCAATTTTGTTGCGCGGCAGAGGATATACAAGCAGGTGCAATCTCTCAGTGCCCGCATAGATACCATCAAATTGAGGCTGTCACTGCTGACCAACTTTGATGACAAGGAGGCACCAGCAAATCCAACACGGTACCAGCTGGATGACCGGCAGCTTGACATGCTCTCACTAGATGAGGCTAAAGTGATAGGCATTGGTTATCCAAAGGCAAAGGTAACTCAACTGTTGCTGGACGAAGAAAAGCAGCTGAGGGTGATCTCCATAATTGGAAGTGCCGGTGTTGGCAAGACAACTCTTGCAAGGAGCGTTTACAACGACAAAAAAGTGCAAGGGAGGTTCCGGTGCCATGCATGGATCACAATTGGTGCCCCGATCCCGATGGTGGATCGACTGAAGAGTATCATGGTGCAAATATTTGTGGAGAAGTTGGAGGAAATACCAGCAAGACTTGACTTCATGGATGAGATTCAGATTGCTGAGGTTATTGGACGGTATCTTGCTGACAAAAGTTTCTTGGTTGTCCTGGATGACATATGGAATTCTGATACGTGGGATTACTTGAAACTTGCTCTTCCCAACAATGGCCAAGGGAGTCGGATCATCGTGTCTACACGAGCTCAAGAGATTGGCAGAGACTGTCGCTTAGCTTCTGATATTCAGATCTTTGAGAAGAGACCACTCAATGAAGATGATGCTTGGTTGCTCTTCTGCAACAAGGCTTTCCCAGCAATTCAGGCAAGATGTCCAGCTGAACTGGAGGAGACGGGAAGAAAGATTGTCAGGGAGTGCCATGGCGTGCCCCTGCTCGTTGTCACCATCGGTGGACTAATGTCGATGAAGGAACAAACAGTCCAGGTTTGGAAGAATGTGCTTGACAACTTGCACAAGAAGTACCTCCCTGAGTTTACCCTCCCTAGCATCCTGTGGTTTGCTTACAGTGACCTACCTCACCACCTCAAATGTTGCCTTTTGTACTTCATCATGTTCCCAAGGAAGTACTCTATTAAGCGCATGACGCTCATTCGGCTATGGATGGCTGAAGGGTTCATCAAGAATGACCAGGAAAGCACACTTGAGGACACTGCAGGCCGTTATCTGACAGAGCTCATAGACAGGGGCATGGTCCAAGTGGCAGATTTTTATGATTATGGGAGGGTGAAGAGCTGCAGCGTCCATGATATGCTGCGAGAGATCATCATCTTGAAGTCAACCGAGGACAACTTTGGCATTCCTGTGACCCGAGGAGTTAACAAGGTCAGAGGAAATGTGCGACGTCTGTCCATCATCAATACAAATGATGATTTCCTAGAAGACAACAGCTGCACCAACCTCCGCACTTTGTTTGTCTTCGGTGCTAGCTCAATAAGCACCACGTCGCTGCACGCATTTCTGGTCGGATTTCGGTTGCTGAGGATCCTAGATTTGGAGGGTGCACCTGTCGAGAGCTTACCAGATGAACTGCCTGACCTTTTCTACCTGCGTTATTTGAGTCTGAGGAATACAAGGATTGACAAGCTCCCAAAGTCtttgaagaagatgatgaactTGCAGACATTGGACCTGAAAGGTACATATGTCTCTCAGCTGCCTTCAGGAATCACCAAGCTTGAAAGCCTTCGACACCTACTTGCTTACCGATATTACTCCGGTCGGCATCCGCCATATTACTATACGCTCGGAGTCACACTTCCCCGAGGAATAGGGAATTTAAAGGAGCTGCAGAAGCTGACTTATGTTGAAGCAAACCAAGGAAATGGGACCATCGAGGAGCTAGGTAGCCTGACACAGCTCAGAAGATTGGGCATTGTCAAGCTGCGTGAAAGGGATTGCATGCACCTCTGCTCATCGGTTGCCAAGATGACGGAACTTCTTTCCCTTTCAGCGTCATCGCTTGATGATGAAATTCTTGATCTCGGATCCCTGAATCCTGCTCCTCAGTGCCTCAGGCGCCTCTATCTGAGGGGGCCATTGCCGGGAATACCTTCTTGGCTGCACTCCCTCAAGAATCTTGTGAGGATACGGCTTAGGTGGTCACGCCTGAACGAGGACTCACTTAAAGAGCTCCAAAGTCTCCCTCTTGTTGAACTTGCACTGATTCAAGCTTATGATGGGACAAAGCTAGAATTTACCCAAGGATTTGCCAGGCTGGAGATACTGGAGTTGGACCATTTAACTAACCTAGAGCATATCAACCTTGAGAAATCAATGCCTGGCCTTCAGAAGATATCCATCAGGTCATGCGACAAATTGCTTACCATCCCTCATGGTATAGAAGGGTTAGAGAACCTCAAAGAGCTTTACTTATTTGCCATGCCCAAGAACTTCGTGGAGAGCTTGATGACTGGTGGTGTTAAGCATCGGAGAGTTGAGCATATTCCAGTTATTCGACACTTCAATGAACATCGGGACATTTCTTTGACAAATCTTTGA
- the LOC4345609 gene encoding uncharacterized protein: MAPPPPRRPVVQRSLISLLLLPVVLLALPTAAAAGAGWAPFRARDLLPLLPRGLTWPAVGSVHSAVDLLPRFVAHVAPEASSAVAWRATCFADNEAVLTLTHSSSAAAAGRNATTAGAAALGGALLRLKTASAQSWTCMDLYVFATPYRIGWDYYITAQEHTFEIKAWEEPGEMEYVKQHGIAIFLMPSGMLGTLLSLIDVIPLFSNTIWGQDANLAFLQKHMGASFEKRTQPWSANIRKEDVHSGDFLALSKIRGRWGGFQTLEKWVTGAFAGHTAVCLKDENGTLWVAESGYENKKGEEVIAIVPWDEWWGMALKDDSNPQVAFLPLHPDVRARFNETAAWEFARSMYGKPYGYHNMIFSWIDTMSDNYPPPLDANLVMAVMSMWTRLQPLYASNMWNEALNKRLGTEKLDLHGIITETGKRGMSFNQLLTIPEQDDWEYSDGKSTTCVAFILSMYKKAGVFAPFTESIQVTEFTIRDAYMLKIFEDNQTRLPSWCNSGADRLPFCQILGEYKMELPEYNTIEPYANMNENCPSSPPTYTRPLGC, translated from the exons atggcgccgcccccgccgcggcgccccgTCGTGCAGAGGAGCCTgatctccctcctccttctcccggTGGTCCTCCTCGCGctcccgacggcggcggcggcgggggcggggtgGGCGCCGTTCAGGGCGAGGGACCTGCTCCCGCTGCTGCCGCGCGGGCTGACGTGGCCGGCCGTGGGCTCCGTCCACAGCGCCGTCGACCTCCTCCCACGGTTCGTCGCCCACGTCGCGCCGGAGGCCTCCTCCGCGGTCGCCTGGCGCGCCACGTGCTTCGCGGACAACGAGGCCGTCCTCACCCTCACCcattcctcctccgccgccgccgccggccgcaacgccaccaccgccggcgctGCTGCCCTTGGCGGCGCCCTCCTCCGCCTCAAG ACTGCTTCAGCTCAGAGCTGGACATGCATGGATCTGTATGTGTTTGCAACGCCGTACAGGATAGGATGGGATTACTACATTACAGCACAGGAGCACACCTTTGAGATCAAGGCATGGGAGGAACCAGGAGAAATGGAATAT GTGAAGCAGCATGGCATTGCCATATTTCTCATGCCATCTGGAATGCTGGGGACGTTGTTGTCTCTGATTGATGTCATACCTCTGTTCTCAAACACTATTTGGGGGCAGGATGCCAACTTGGCCTTTCTTCAGAAGCACATGGGAGCTTCGTTTGAGAAGCGTACCCAACCTTGGTCTGCTAACATCAGAAAAGAGGACGTACATTCTGGTGACTTTTTGGCTCTTTCGAAGATTCGAGGGCGATGGGGTGGATTTCAGACATTGGAGAAATGGGTGACTGGTGCATTTGCTGGTCACACTGCTGTTTGCTTGAAAGATGAGAACGGCACTCTCTGGGTTGCAGAATCAGGCTATGAAAACAAAAAG GGTGAAGAGGTCATTGCTATAGTTCCATGGGATGAATGGTGGGGAATGGCACTTAAAGATGACTCAAATCCTCAGGTAGCATTTCTGCCATTGCACCCTGATGTTCGGGCCAGGTTCAATGAAACTGCTGCATGGGAATTTGCACGAAGCATGTATGGCAAACCCTATGGATATCATAACATGATATTTAGTTGGATTGATACGATGTCAGACAATTATCCACCACCACTGGATGCTAACCTG GTAATGGCTGTTATGTCAATGTGGACCAGATTACAACCACTTTATGCTTCTAACATGTGGAATGAGGCCCTTAATAAACGACTTGGGACTGAG AAATTGGACCTTCATGGGATCATCACCGAGACCGGAAAACGGGGCATGTCTTTCAACCAGTTGCTCACTATACCCGAGCAGGACGACTGGGAATACAGCGATGGCAAATCAACCACTTGCGTCGCCTTCATTCTCTCAATGTACAAGAAGGCCGGGGTCTTTGCTCCTTTCACGGAATCGATCCAGGTCACAGAATTCACG ATTCGAGACGCGTATATGCTCAAGATCTTCGAGGACAACCAGACGAGGCTGCCAAGCTGGTGCAACAGCGGGGCGGACAGGCTCCCGTTCTGCCAGATCCTGGGCGAGTACAAGATGGAGCTGCCGGAGTACAACACGATCGAGCCGTACGCCAACATGAACGAGAACtgcccctcctcgccgcccaccTACACCAGGCCGCTGGGATGCTAG